From one Flavobacterium sp. N502536 genomic stretch:
- a CDS encoding response regulator — protein MPRIRIFLLLLICLNCFTNSATAQSETISEARTNKLVKEAWEDYKKSNFEKSLITSRKALNYATASKNDILIAKSYKIIAGNYNELSEFDKAIFFYNRGLFYANRTDNDSLKYSLHNNLGNIYCFEKKQFNKGINYYKKSIAYSLKLNEMSQVYFTNVNIAWAYFDIAEFKAGYPFLKFVNSNKSKYGDESTEIVVNMLNGMYASYSNEYDLANTFFLKAIQAGRNSEEKSDLSYAHQEYSKFLSKIGRHKEAYENLASYNAITAELYNEEKLKKASIAGFNLELDEYKRQIDKIESEKDSQYQSLKKSRIIVVLFVLISLILLILIITLVKNIRFKKKHNAELLRAKEIAEEASLLKTQFISTISHELRTPLYGVVGITNMLLEEHKELSRSQHLSSLKFSARYLLSLVNDILQINKIEENKVILENLTFNISDEIMMIKNSLSFLGQKNNNKITVSIDPCIPEYLIGDKLRLAQILMNLVSNALKFTKDGKVEIIVKLNRSEEKMYFLDFLIKDNGVGIAIVDQGKIFEKFVQVGRKDEDYQGTGLGLSIVKRLLGLFGSTIALKSEIGLGTSFTFTIPFEFDPQKTKQIIDEIEVDLSSNEVYKILIVEDNLINQLVTKKIIEKHNYICKVVDDGFSALKILEDESFDLILMDINMPLMNGFETTKRIRLSGLKTPIVALTAFDKDEITDEAISSGINDIIIKPFEPVRLFKIMNYLILEAKNAG, from the coding sequence ATGCCCCGAATACGGATTTTTTTATTGTTGCTGATATGTCTGAATTGTTTTACCAATTCCGCTACCGCACAATCCGAAACGATATCGGAAGCAAGGACCAATAAACTGGTCAAAGAGGCCTGGGAAGACTACAAGAAATCGAATTTTGAAAAATCGCTCATCACTTCCCGCAAAGCATTAAACTATGCCACCGCCTCAAAAAATGATATTTTAATAGCAAAATCGTATAAAATAATCGCCGGGAATTACAACGAATTGTCGGAATTTGATAAAGCTATTTTCTTCTACAACAGAGGATTGTTCTACGCCAACCGCACCGATAATGATTCCTTAAAATACAGTCTTCATAATAACCTTGGTAATATTTATTGTTTCGAAAAGAAGCAATTCAACAAGGGGATAAATTATTATAAAAAATCCATCGCCTACAGTTTAAAATTAAATGAGATGTCGCAGGTCTATTTTACAAACGTAAACATAGCCTGGGCCTATTTTGATATTGCAGAGTTTAAGGCGGGCTATCCGTTTTTGAAATTTGTAAACAGCAACAAAAGCAAATATGGAGATGAGTCGACAGAGATCGTTGTAAACATGTTAAACGGCATGTATGCGAGTTATAGTAACGAATACGATCTGGCCAATACTTTTTTTCTGAAAGCCATTCAGGCGGGTAGAAACAGTGAAGAAAAATCCGATCTGTCCTATGCGCATCAGGAATATTCTAAGTTTTTAAGTAAAATTGGAAGACACAAAGAAGCTTATGAGAATCTGGCTTCCTATAATGCTATAACAGCAGAATTGTACAATGAGGAAAAACTCAAAAAAGCTTCAATTGCGGGTTTTAATTTAGAATTAGACGAGTATAAAAGACAGATTGATAAGATCGAAAGCGAGAAAGATTCTCAATATCAGAGCCTTAAAAAGTCGAGAATTATCGTCGTTTTATTTGTACTGATTTCGCTGATTCTTTTAATTCTTATTATTACTTTAGTAAAAAACATCAGGTTTAAGAAAAAGCACAATGCCGAGCTTTTACGGGCAAAAGAAATTGCGGAGGAAGCCTCACTGCTCAAAACTCAGTTTATTTCGACCATAAGCCATGAACTCCGCACCCCCTTGTATGGTGTGGTGGGAATAACCAATATGCTGCTGGAAGAACACAAAGAACTGTCGAGAAGCCAGCATTTGAGTTCGTTGAAATTTTCGGCCAGGTATTTATTGTCGCTCGTAAATGATATTCTTCAGATTAATAAAATTGAGGAAAACAAAGTGATACTGGAGAATTTGACCTTCAATATTTCGGATGAAATTATGATGATCAAAAATTCACTCTCCTTTTTGGGGCAAAAAAACAACAATAAAATTACAGTTTCTATAGATCCCTGTATTCCGGAGTATCTCATTGGCGATAAGCTAAGGCTCGCTCAGATTTTGATGAACTTAGTCAGTAATGCGTTGAAGTTTACCAAAGATGGGAAAGTCGAAATAATAGTAAAACTTAACCGCTCGGAGGAAAAAATGTACTTTTTGGACTTTTTAATAAAAGACAATGGGGTTGGAATTGCAATTGTGGATCAGGGCAAAATTTTTGAAAAATTTGTACAGGTTGGCAGAAAAGATGAAGACTATCAGGGAACAGGCCTGGGGCTGAGTATTGTAAAACGATTGTTGGGGCTTTTTGGAAGCACAATTGCACTGAAGAGTGAGATTGGTCTGGGAACATCCTTTACGTTTACAATTCCTTTTGAGTTTGATCCTCAAAAAACAAAACAAATTATTGACGAAATAGAAGTGGATTTGAGTTCAAACGAAGTATATAAAATTTTGATTGTGGAAGATAATCTCATCAATCAGCTGGTGACCAAAAAGATTATCGAAAAACACAATTACATCTGTAAAGTAGTTGATGACGGTTTCTCGGCTCTGAAAATACTGGAGGACGAAAGTTTCGACCTGATTTTAATGGACATCAATATGCCTTTGATGAATGGGTTTGAAACGACCAAAAGAATTCGTTTGAGTGGGCTTAAAA
- a CDS encoding dicarboxylate/amino acid:cation symporter, translating to MQVTETKKKPFLKGLTGQIIVAMVLGATLGIILHNSISPEAAQSFSNKIKMLATIFIRLVQMIISPLVFTTLVVGIAKLGDIKTVGRIGGKALGWFFTASFISLLIGLFYVNILEPGVGLKLDHVDMAAASEVTAKTKTLSVENFVEHIVPKSIFEAMATNEILQIVVFSIFFGLAGASLGSTVKPVINALDKTSHIVLKMVNYVMNFAPIGVFGAIAGVFAIRDAEELVITYFKFFGSFLVGIGTLWVVLVAVGYIFLKGRMTELLKRITGPLAIAFGTTSSEAVFPKLTEELEDFGVKDKIVAFMLPLGYSFNLDGSMMYMTFASIFIAQFYGVHLDLGTQMVMLLVLMLTSKGIAGVPRASLVVVAATCGMFDIPVEGIALILPIDHFCDMFRSATNVLGNALATSVVGQWEDDKDTEISSENV from the coding sequence ATGCAAGTTACAGAAACTAAAAAGAAGCCTTTTCTAAAAGGATTAACAGGGCAAATTATAGTTGCAATGGTTCTTGGAGCCACTTTGGGAATTATTTTGCACAATTCGATTTCGCCTGAAGCAGCACAGTCTTTTAGCAATAAAATAAAAATGCTTGCCACGATCTTTATCAGATTGGTACAAATGATTATCTCTCCTTTGGTATTTACCACTTTAGTAGTGGGTATTGCTAAACTTGGAGATATTAAAACGGTGGGTAGAATTGGTGGAAAAGCGCTTGGATGGTTTTTTACTGCTTCCTTTATATCCTTGTTGATCGGATTGTTTTATGTAAACATTCTGGAGCCGGGTGTAGGTTTGAAACTGGATCATGTGGATATGGCTGCAGCTTCAGAAGTAACAGCCAAAACAAAAACATTATCGGTTGAGAATTTTGTGGAACACATCGTTCCTAAAAGTATTTTCGAAGCAATGGCGACCAACGAAATTTTACAGATTGTTGTATTTTCAATCTTCTTCGGATTAGCTGGTGCCTCTTTGGGAAGTACCGTAAAACCGGTAATCAATGCCTTAGACAAGACTTCGCATATCGTTTTAAAAATGGTAAACTATGTAATGAACTTCGCTCCAATTGGAGTTTTTGGAGCCATTGCGGGAGTATTTGCGATCAGAGATGCGGAAGAACTGGTGATTACTTATTTTAAATTCTTCGGATCGTTTTTAGTCGGAATTGGTACTTTGTGGGTGGTTTTAGTTGCAGTAGGGTATATTTTCCTTAAAGGAAGAATGACAGAGCTTTTAAAACGTATTACAGGGCCTCTGGCGATTGCTTTTGGTACAACGAGTAGTGAGGCTGTTTTTCCAAAATTAACAGAGGAATTGGAAGATTTTGGTGTTAAAGATAAAATTGTAGCATTCATGTTGCCGCTTGGATACTCGTTTAACCTCGATGGTAGTATGATGTATATGACTTTTGCGAGTATTTTTATTGCTCAGTTTTATGGCGTACACCTGGATTTGGGAACTCAAATGGTAATGCTTTTGGTTTTAATGTTAACCAGTAAAGGTATTGCGGGTGTACCACGTGCAAGTTTGGTTGTAGTAGCGGCTACTTGCGGTATGTTTGATATTCCGGTTGAAGGAATTGCATTAATCCTGCCAATTGACCATTTTTGTGATATGTTCAGAAGTGCTACAAACGTTTTAGGAAATGCTTTGGCAACATCGGTTGTTGGGCAATGGGAGGATGATAAAGACACTGAAATTTCTTCGGAAAACGTATAA
- the aroC gene encoding chorismate synthase: MAGNSYGTLYKVTTFGESHGEALGGIIDGCPSGIELDLDAIEVEMSRRKPGQSAIVTQRKEPDAVQFLSGIFEGKTTGTPIGFIIPNTNQKSDDYSHIKDNYRPSHADYVYDQKYGFRDYRGGGRSSARETASRVVAGAIAKQMLPEIKINAYVSSVGPIHLDTPYQDLDFSKIESNPVRCPDEKSAAIMEEYIRDIRKQGDTVGGVVSCVIQNVPVGLGEPVFDKLHAELGKAMLSINAVKGFEYGSGFSGSEMKGSEHNDLYNPDGTTKTNLSGGIQGGISNGMDIYFRVAFKPVATIMQTQDSLDNKGNITPMTGKGRHDPCVVPRAVPIVEAMAAIVLADFYLINKTY; encoded by the coding sequence ATGGCAGGAAATAGCTACGGCACCCTATATAAAGTTACAACATTTGGAGAATCTCATGGTGAAGCTTTAGGCGGAATTATAGATGGTTGTCCATCTGGAATTGAACTTGATTTAGATGCAATTGAAGTTGAAATGTCCCGAAGAAAGCCCGGACAGTCAGCAATTGTAACACAACGTAAGGAGCCGGATGCGGTTCAGTTTTTATCAGGTATTTTTGAAGGTAAAACAACAGGAACACCAATTGGTTTTATTATTCCGAACACCAATCAAAAATCGGATGATTACTCTCATATAAAAGACAATTACAGACCGAGTCACGCCGATTATGTGTACGACCAGAAATACGGTTTTCGCGACTATCGTGGTGGCGGAAGAAGCTCTGCAAGAGAAACCGCAAGCAGGGTAGTGGCTGGTGCGATTGCCAAACAAATGCTTCCTGAAATAAAAATTAACGCCTATGTTTCTTCGGTTGGTCCAATTCATTTGGATACACCTTATCAGGATTTGGACTTTTCTAAAATAGAAAGTAATCCTGTTCGTTGTCCGGATGAAAAATCGGCTGCGATTATGGAAGAATACATTCGCGATATCCGCAAACAGGGGGATACTGTTGGAGGTGTGGTTTCGTGTGTCATTCAAAATGTTCCGGTAGGTTTAGGAGAGCCGGTTTTTGACAAATTGCACGCTGAATTAGGAAAAGCAATGCTTTCGATCAATGCGGTAAAAGGCTTTGAATACGGCAGCGGATTTTCGGGTTCTGAAATGAAAGGAAGTGAACATAACGATTTATACAATCCTGACGGAACAACAAAAACAAATCTTTCAGGAGGAATTCAGGGCGGAATCAGTAACGGGATGGATATTTATTTCAGAGTAGCCTTTAAACCTGTTGCGACTATCATGCAGACTCAGGATTCGTTAGATAACAAAGGAAATATTACACCAATGACCGGTAAAGGCCGTCATGATCCGTGTGTAGTACCTCGCGCTGTACCAATTGTTGAAGCAATGGCAGCGATTGTTTTGGCTGATTTTTATTTAATCAACAAAACCTATTAG
- a CDS encoding UDP-2,3-diacylglucosamine diphosphatase gives MKKRNVELVILSDVHLGTYGSHAKELNNYLSSIKPKTLVLNGDIIDAWQFRKSYFPKSHLRVIQRVIGMASKGTKVYYITGNHDEILRKFSDMHMGNFALVDKLVLELDDKKAWIFHGDVFDASVQHSKWIAKLGGLGYDYLILTNRFANWCLAKLGREPYSFSKKIKASVKKAVKFISDFETTATDLAIEKKYDYVICGHIHEPKIITKENKHGSTLYLNSGDWVENLTALEYHKKRWKLYSYAESNFTEEENLFEMEDTLSSQLISSIILKK, from the coding sequence TTGAAAAAACGAAATGTCGAATTGGTCATTCTATCGGATGTCCATTTGGGAACTTACGGAAGTCACGCTAAAGAACTAAACAACTACTTATCAAGCATTAAACCTAAAACATTAGTCCTGAATGGCGACATTATTGACGCCTGGCAGTTTAGAAAATCATACTTTCCGAAATCGCATTTAAGAGTCATTCAGCGCGTTATTGGCATGGCTTCTAAGGGTACAAAAGTGTATTACATTACCGGAAATCACGATGAGATTCTGCGAAAATTCAGTGATATGCACATGGGGAATTTTGCATTGGTCGATAAATTAGTTCTGGAACTGGACGATAAAAAAGCATGGATTTTTCACGGAGACGTATTTGACGCCTCAGTTCAGCACTCTAAATGGATCGCTAAGTTAGGAGGATTAGGATATGATTATCTGATTCTAACCAATCGATTTGCCAACTGGTGTCTGGCCAAATTAGGACGTGAACCTTACTCCTTTTCAAAAAAGATAAAAGCAAGCGTTAAAAAGGCGGTAAAATTCATCTCTGACTTTGAAACCACAGCTACCGATCTGGCCATTGAAAAAAAATACGATTATGTAATTTGCGGGCACATTCACGAACCGAAAATCATTACCAAAGAGAACAAACACGGATCGACTTTATACCTCAATTCCGGGGATTGGGTTGAAAACCTCACGGCATTAGAGTACCATAAAAAACGATGGAAATTATACTCTTATGCCGAAAGCAATTTTACCGAAGAAGAAAATCTCTTTGAAATGGAAGATACACTAAGCTCGCAGCTAATCTCTTCTATTATCTTAAAAAAATAA
- a CDS encoding protease complex subunit PrcB family protein, protein MKKVISVLVILVLVSCGVQKTSDGTSKVLYEVLTEQSDGGGNIKFFEILTEPNEIKMLESDPHLKAKMKQDDINNSNYVILNMGEKNTGGYSIGIEKVEETDKNIIITVKENNPAADAMVIQVITYPYTVIKVHSKKEIIVK, encoded by the coding sequence ATGAAAAAAGTAATTTCGGTTCTGGTAATTTTAGTTTTGGTTTCTTGTGGAGTCCAGAAAACATCTGACGGGACTTCTAAAGTGCTGTATGAGGTGCTGACAGAGCAGTCTGACGGAGGTGGTAATATTAAGTTTTTTGAAATTTTGACGGAGCCAAACGAAATCAAAATGTTAGAAAGCGATCCTCATCTGAAAGCAAAAATGAAACAGGATGATATCAATAATTCCAATTACGTGATCCTGAATATGGGAGAAAAGAATACCGGTGGTTATTCAATTGGTATTGAAAAAGTTGAAGAAACGGATAAAAACATCATCATAACTGTTAAAGAAAATAATCCGGCTGCAGATGCGATGGTTATTCAGGTCATTACGTATCCGTATACTGTAATCAAAGTGCACTCTAAAAAAGAAATTATTGTGAAATAA
- the bshA gene encoding N-acetyl-alpha-D-glucosaminyl L-malate synthase BshA, translated as MKIAIVCYPTFGGSGVVATELGLELARRGHEIHFITYSQPVRLALLNPNVHYHEVNVPEYPLFHYQPYELALSSKLVDMVKLYKIEVLHVHYAIPHAYAGYMAKQMLKNEGINLPMITTLHGTDITLVGNHPFYKPAVTFSINKSDYVTSVSQSLKDDTLKLFNIKNKIRVIPNFIELDKIKKDPQVPCHRYVMAKEDERIITHISNFRKVKRIPDIIKIFYNIQKEIPAKLMMVGDGPEKEKAEILCMELGIYDKVIFFGNSNEIDKILCFTDLFLLPSETESFGLAALEAMSSGVPVISSNSGGLPEVNFDGFSGYLSNVGNVEEMAANAIKILKDDDVLNQFKANALEVAKKFDIKTILPQYEALYQKAINDYKHEKQ; from the coding sequence ATGAAAATAGCAATAGTTTGTTATCCGACATTTGGAGGTAGTGGTGTAGTTGCAACTGAATTAGGCCTTGAATTAGCCAGACGCGGACACGAAATCCATTTTATTACCTACAGTCAGCCGGTACGGTTGGCACTTTTAAATCCTAATGTTCATTATCACGAAGTAAACGTTCCTGAATATCCTCTTTTCCACTATCAGCCTTACGAGTTGGCGCTGTCAAGCAAATTGGTTGATATGGTGAAATTATATAAAATTGAAGTACTTCATGTGCATTATGCCATTCCTCATGCATATGCGGGTTATATGGCGAAGCAGATGTTGAAGAATGAAGGAATTAATCTTCCAATGATCACTACGCTTCACGGAACTGATATTACGCTGGTTGGAAATCACCCATTTTATAAACCTGCGGTAACCTTTAGTATCAATAAATCAGACTATGTGACTTCGGTTTCTCAAAGTTTGAAAGACGATACCTTGAAATTATTCAACATCAAGAATAAGATTAGAGTGATTCCGAATTTTATAGAACTGGATAAGATTAAAAAAGACCCTCAGGTACCTTGTCATCGTTATGTGATGGCGAAGGAAGACGAGCGTATTATTACGCACATCAGTAACTTTAGAAAAGTGAAAAGAATACCAGATATTATTAAGATTTTCTATAATATTCAGAAAGAAATCCCGGCGAAACTGATGATGGTGGGGGATGGTCCTGAGAAAGAAAAAGCTGAAATTTTATGCATGGAACTTGGCATTTACGACAAAGTAATTTTCTTTGGAAACAGTAATGAGATTGATAAAATCTTGTGTTTTACTGATTTGTTCCTGCTTCCTTCAGAAACCGAAAGTTTTGGTTTGGCAGCTTTAGAAGCAATGTCCAGCGGGGTTCCTGTAATTTCTAGTAACTCAGGCGGTTTGCCGGAAGTTAATTTTGACGGATTTTCAGGTTATTTGAGTAATGTGGGTAATGTGGAAGAAATGGCCGCTAATGCAATCAAAATACTAAAAGATGATGATGTTTTAAATCAGTTTAAAGCAAATGCATTAGAAGTTGCTAAAAAATTTGACATCAAAACCATATTGCCTCAATACGAAGCCTTGTATCAAAAAGCAATTAATGATTATAAACACGAAAAACAGTAA
- a CDS encoding ABC transporter ATPase, protein MYIPFENLPGESRVWIYQSNRKFSEEEFSEIEADLKTFVEGWAAHGTSLEASYLLKYNRFIILAVNQEVQAATGCSIDSSVEFIQSLEKKYNVDLLDKMNVTFKLGEHIAHKPLIDFKKMVKDKSVSENTIVFNNLVNNIEEFNESWEVPAADSWHSRFF, encoded by the coding sequence ATGTATATACCTTTTGAAAATTTACCTGGTGAATCCAGAGTCTGGATTTATCAATCAAACAGAAAGTTTTCTGAGGAAGAATTTTCTGAAATAGAAGCCGATCTGAAAACTTTTGTAGAAGGATGGGCAGCACACGGAACAAGTCTGGAGGCTTCGTACCTGTTGAAATACAACCGATTTATTATTTTGGCTGTAAATCAGGAAGTGCAGGCTGCAACAGGTTGTTCGATCGATAGCTCGGTGGAGTTTATCCAAAGCTTGGAAAAAAAGTACAACGTTGATTTGTTAGACAAAATGAACGTGACTTTTAAACTGGGTGAGCATATCGCACACAAACCTTTAATCGATTTCAAGAAAATGGTTAAAGACAAATCAGTATCAGAGAATACAATTGTATTTAACAATCTGGTAAATAATATTGAAGAATTCAACGAATCATGGGAAGTTCCTGCTGCCGATAGTTGGCATAGCAGATTTTTCTAA
- a CDS encoding (Fe-S)-binding protein: MSESLVVPTMAEMLAQGTQPEVLFWVGCAGSFDDRAKKITKAFVRILNRTNVSFAVLGTEESCTGDPAKRAGNEFLFQMQAMMNIEVLNAYEAKKIVTACPHCFNTLKNEYPELGGQYDVIHHTEFLKSLIDDGRLTVEGGQFKGKKITFHDPCYLGRANKVYEAPRDLIQKLDVELVEMKRSKANGLCCGAGGAQMFKDAEPGNKEVNVLRTEDALEVKPDIIAAGCPFCNTMLTDGIKHQEKEGQVKVMDIAELIANAQDL, encoded by the coding sequence ATGTCAGAAAGTTTAGTAGTGCCAACAATGGCTGAAATGCTAGCCCAGGGAACACAACCGGAAGTTTTATTTTGGGTTGGTTGCGCAGGGAGTTTTGATGATAGAGCAAAGAAAATTACAAAAGCATTTGTACGAATCTTAAATCGTACTAACGTTTCGTTTGCGGTTTTGGGTACGGAAGAAAGCTGTACCGGAGATCCGGCAAAACGTGCCGGAAATGAGTTTTTGTTTCAAATGCAGGCCATGATGAATATCGAGGTGCTTAATGCATATGAAGCCAAAAAAATTGTTACCGCTTGTCCGCATTGTTTCAATACTTTAAAAAATGAATATCCGGAATTAGGAGGTCAGTACGATGTTATTCATCATACAGAGTTTTTAAAGTCATTGATTGATGATGGCAGATTAACCGTTGAAGGTGGTCAGTTTAAAGGGAAGAAAATCACTTTTCATGACCCTTGTTATTTAGGAAGAGCAAATAAAGTATACGAAGCACCAAGAGACTTAATTCAGAAACTGGATGTTGAGCTGGTTGAGATGAAGCGCTCAAAAGCAAACGGATTATGTTGTGGAGCTGGTGGAGCACAAATGTTTAAAGATGCCGAACCGGGAAATAAAGAAGTGAACGTTTTGCGTACCGAAGATGCTTTGGAAGTAAAACCGGATATTATTGCAGCCGGATGTCCGTTTTGCAATACGATGTTAACCGATGGTATTAAACATCAGGAGAAAGAAGGGCAAGTGAAAGTAATGGATATTGCAGAGTTAATTGCAAATGCACAGGATTTGTAG
- a CDS encoding (Fe-S)-binding protein yields MSYLDNILFAILLIIGFGFFASSVKKIIRNINLGVDVNRKDNSKARWKNMALIALGQSKMVRRPVAGILHIFVYVGFIIINIELLEIIIDGLFGTHRIFAPYLGVVYDVLIASFEILAVLVIFAVTVFWIRRNVIRLKRFINPDLDGFPKSDANYILYFETVLMMLFLLMNASDLHLQNVPDAVFHKAGSFPISQFIAPIFNGMSNELVVLLFEVFWWLHIAGILVFMNYLYFSKHLHILLAFPNTYFANLNPEGQFDNLESVTKEVKLMMDPNADPFAAAPVDENTAPAKFGASDVQDLNWVQLLNAYTCTECGRCTSSCPANQTGKKLSPRKIMMDTRDRLQEVGKNIDANKGVFVPDNKTLLNDYITPEELWACTSCNACVEECPVNISPLSIIMDMRRYLVMEQSAAPMSLNAMMTNIENNGAPWQYSQQDRLNWKNEN; encoded by the coding sequence ATGAGTTATTTAGATAATATTTTATTCGCTATACTTCTTATTATTGGTTTCGGTTTTTTTGCATCGAGCGTAAAAAAAATCATCCGAAATATTAATCTGGGAGTAGATGTAAACCGAAAAGATAATTCTAAAGCACGTTGGAAAAACATGGCATTGATTGCTCTTGGGCAGTCAAAAATGGTGAGACGCCCTGTAGCTGGAATACTTCATATCTTTGTTTACGTTGGTTTTATAATTATTAATATCGAATTACTCGAGATCATTATCGACGGGTTGTTTGGAACACATAGAATTTTTGCGCCTTATTTAGGAGTAGTATATGATGTTTTAATTGCTTCATTTGAGATATTAGCGGTACTTGTAATTTTTGCTGTTACTGTTTTTTGGATCAGAAGAAATGTGATTCGATTGAAACGTTTCATAAATCCTGATCTAGATGGTTTCCCAAAAAGTGATGCCAATTACATTTTGTACTTCGAAACTGTTTTGATGATGTTGTTTTTGTTAATGAACGCTTCCGATCTGCATTTACAGAATGTTCCGGATGCTGTTTTTCATAAAGCAGGCAGCTTTCCAATCAGTCAGTTCATCGCACCAATTTTTAACGGAATGTCCAATGAATTGGTGGTGCTATTATTTGAAGTCTTTTGGTGGCTGCATATAGCGGGTATTTTGGTTTTTATGAACTACTTGTACTTCTCCAAACATTTACACATTCTTTTGGCCTTCCCGAACACTTATTTTGCCAACCTGAACCCGGAAGGACAGTTTGATAATTTGGAATCGGTTACCAAAGAAGTAAAGTTAATGATGGATCCAAATGCAGATCCGTTTGCGGCTGCTCCTGTTGATGAAAATACTGCTCCGGCAAAATTTGGAGCAAGTGATGTTCAGGATTTAAACTGGGTACAGCTTTTAAATGCTTATACCTGTACAGAGTGTGGTCGTTGTACATCATCATGTCCGGCAAATCAAACGGGTAAAAAATTGTCTCCTCGTAAAATTATGATGGATACAAGAGATCGTTTGCAGGAAGTGGGTAAAAACATAGACGCCAATAAAGGAGTTTTTGTTCCGGATAATAAAACATTATTAAACGATTATATCACTCCTGAAGAATTATGGGCTTGTACATCTTGTAACGCCTGTGTGGAGGAATGCCCTGTAAACATCAGTCCGTTGTCTATTATTATGGACATGCGTCGTTATTTGGTAATGGAACAAAGTGCTGCTCCGATGTCATTGAATGCCATGATGACGAATATCGAAAACAACGGAGCGCCTTGGCAATACAGCCAGCAGGACCGCTTGAATTGGAAAAACGAAAATTAA
- a CDS encoding MlaD family protein: protein MKLTREIKTAILVIASILLFIWGYSFLKGRDLFTNYKTLYVEYDNVEDLSASAPVTINGLIVGKVTKITINEVTGKLLVELQLKTDFPISKTSQASLYSPSLIGGKQIKIIPNLTDKEPAADGQTLTPVVELGLKESLGGKIEPIQIKLEKMLVNIDNLVSGLNNVLDKKGQEDLKKTLAELSQTMEQFHKASGSINSILDTNKGQINGVVTNFNKMSSNFNKISDSLNKADLGKTVRNLNQTLAKVDGLMSNLNSGKGTAGKLLNDDALYNNLAKTSKELELLLQDVRLYPTRYVNVSLFGKKNKPYVAPTEEANPTTKN from the coding sequence TTGAAACTAACAAGAGAAATTAAAACGGCTATTTTAGTCATCGCGTCAATTTTATTATTTATTTGGGGCTATAGTTTTTTAAAAGGCAGAGACCTTTTTACAAATTACAAAACATTATATGTAGAATATGATAATGTAGAAGATTTGTCAGCATCAGCTCCCGTTACCATAAACGGACTTATTGTTGGTAAAGTAACTAAAATTACAATCAATGAAGTAACAGGGAAATTATTAGTTGAACTTCAATTAAAAACTGATTTTCCAATTTCTAAAACAAGTCAGGCATCTTTATACTCCCCAAGTTTAATTGGCGGAAAACAGATCAAGATTATTCCAAACCTAACAGATAAAGAACCTGCTGCTGACGGGCAGACTTTAACTCCTGTTGTGGAATTAGGACTGAAAGAATCTTTAGGCGGAAAAATTGAGCCTATTCAGATAAAATTAGAGAAAATGTTGGTGAATATTGACAATCTGGTTTCCGGATTGAACAATGTTTTAGACAAAAAAGGACAAGAGGACCTGAAGAAAACTTTAGCTGAACTGAGCCAGACGATGGAGCAGTTTCACAAAGCTTCGGGAAGTATCAATTCGATTCTGGATACCAATAAAGGGCAGATTAACGGAGTGGTAACCAACTTTAATAAAATGTCAAGTAACTTTAATAAAATATCAGATTCTTTAAACAAGGCAGATTTAGGAAAAACGGTTAGAAACCTGAATCAGACTTTGGCTAAAGTTGACGGTCTTATGAGTAATTTAAACTCAGGAAAAGGTACTGCCGGTAAATTGTTAAATGATGATGCTTTGTATAATAATTTAGCGAAAACTTCAAAAGAGCTTGAATTATTGTTGCAGGACGTTCGTCTTTACCCGACACGTTATGTAAATGTTTCTCTTTTCGGAAAGAAAAACAAACCTTATGTAGCACCAACTGAAGAAGCTAACCCAACTACTAAAAATTAA